One Deltaproteobacteria bacterium DNA segment encodes these proteins:
- a CDS encoding RNA methyltransferase: MRLYLGLVHFPVYNKNRRAIASAVTTFDLHDLSRLAKTYGAKGLFIVTPLKDQQELVKRVIRHWEEGFGSEYNPDRKKALALATISESIGSSMEQIEGREGERPLLIATAASFRNGKPISYPEASGLLTEGKVVFLVFGTAWGLTQEVIENSDFVLDPILGRTGYNHLSVRAAAAIILDRLTGSYGNSPQVRAPGHEPSVR; this comes from the coding sequence ATGCGCCTTTATCTCGGGCTGGTCCATTTTCCGGTTTACAACAAGAACCGTCGGGCGATCGCCTCAGCGGTCACGACCTTTGATCTCCACGATCTGTCGCGATTGGCGAAGACATACGGGGCGAAGGGGCTTTTTATCGTGACCCCGCTGAAGGACCAGCAGGAATTGGTCAAGCGGGTTATCCGCCACTGGGAGGAAGGATTCGGATCCGAATACAATCCAGACCGCAAAAAGGCCCTTGCCCTCGCCACGATCTCGGAGTCAATCGGTTCCTCCATGGAACAGATTGAAGGGCGGGAGGGAGAACGCCCCCTTCTTATCGCCACCGCCGCTTCGTTTCGAAACGGGAAACCAATCAGCTATCCCGAAGCCTCCGGGCTCCTGACGGAGGGGAAAGTGGTTTTTCTCGTCTTCGGAACCGCGTGGGGGTTGACACAAGAGGTGATCGAGAACTCGGATTTCGTGCTCGATCCCATCCTCGGACGGACCGGTTACAATCACCTCTCAGTGCGGGCGGCTGCGGCGATCATTCTGGATCGACTCACGGGTTCCTATGGGAACAGCCCTCAGGTTCGTGCACCGGGACACGAGCCGAGCGTAAGATAG
- a CDS encoding ribonuclease HII, whose translation MARKAGYKRIAGVDEAGRGPLAGPVVAGAVILREGVPLEGVTDSKKMTEKARTEAFSLISHDALAVSLGVVSPAFIDRHNILRASLEAMRRAVLSLDPPPDFLLVDGLQKVPVPIPQKCLKKGDQRSLSISAASVMAKVYRDRIMCSFHSSYPMYGFDTNKGYGTAVHREALRIYGPCPIHRMTFRGVR comes from the coding sequence ATGGCGAGGAAGGCCGGATACAAACGGATTGCTGGTGTCGACGAGGCGGGGCGAGGGCCTCTTGCGGGCCCTGTTGTGGCAGGGGCCGTCATTCTCAGGGAAGGCGTACCCCTGGAAGGCGTGACTGATTCCAAAAAAATGACCGAGAAGGCACGGACCGAGGCCTTTTCCCTTATTTCGCACGATGCGCTCGCCGTAAGCCTCGGAGTAGTATCCCCTGCCTTTATTGATCGACATAATATCTTGAGGGCCTCCCTGGAGGCCATGCGGCGGGCCGTACTGTCGCTGGACCCGCCTCCCGACTTTCTCCTTGTGGATGGATTGCAAAAAGTTCCTGTTCCAATTCCGCAGAAGTGCCTGAAAAAAGGGGATCAAAGGAGCCTGAGCATCTCGGCCGCCTCCGTGATGGCCAAGGTTTACCGGGACCGTATCATGTGTTCCTTCCACTCCTCCTATCCCATGTACGGATTCGATACCAACAAGGGGTACGGCACAGCGGTCCACCGGGAGGCCTTGAGGATTTACGGGCCCTGCCCCATCCACAGGATGACCTTCAGGGGGGTTCGGTGA
- the rplS gene encoding 50S ribosomal protein L19 has protein sequence MNIIDMLEKEQMRVDIPDFKAGDTIRVHARIKEGDKERIQVFQGVVIRKRKGNTGATFTVRKVSYGIGVERIFPLHSPSIEKIEVVTRGKVRQGRLYYMRKLRGKAARIKEKRVKP, from the coding sequence ATGAATATTATTGACATGTTGGAAAAAGAACAGATGCGGGTCGATATCCCTGATTTCAAGGCCGGTGATACCATTCGGGTCCATGCCAGGATCAAGGAGGGAGACAAGGAAAGGATCCAGGTATTCCAGGGTGTGGTCATTCGGAAGAGAAAGGGAAACACCGGCGCAACCTTCACGGTGCGAAAGGTCTCTTACGGTATCGGCGTCGAGAGGATATTTCCCTTGCACTCCCCCTCTATTGAAAAAATTGAGGTCGTAACCAGGGGAAAGGTACGACAAGGGAGACTGTATTACATGCGCAAGCTGCGAGGCAAGGCTGCACGCATCAAAGAAAAGAGAGTCAAACCTTAA
- a CDS encoding YraN family protein, translating into MTRARQELGKAGENVALRALESMGYRCITRNYRCPLGEIDMVARDGDTLVFIEIKTRKGKSLGYAKEAVDSRKQRRISMVALAYMKANHCCDVKSRFDVVAVHLANGKEEVEIIKNAFDLAY; encoded by the coding sequence GTGACGAGGGCGAGGCAGGAACTCGGAAAGGCGGGAGAAAACGTGGCCCTTCGGGCCCTGGAGAGCATGGGATATCGATGTATCACCCGCAATTACAGGTGCCCTTTGGGCGAAATCGATATGGTTGCAAGGGACGGCGACACCCTTGTCTTCATCGAGATCAAAACCAGGAAGGGTAAATCCTTGGGGTATGCCAAAGAGGCCGTAGATTCTCGAAAGCAGAGACGAATTTCTATGGTCGCCCTGGCCTACATGAAGGCCAATCATTGCTGCGATGTCAAATCGCGGTTTGACGTCGTGGCCGTCCACCTTGCAAACGGAAAGGAAGAGGTCGAAATCATCAAGAACGCCTTCGATCTGGCCTACTGA
- a CDS encoding HPr family phosphocarrier protein — protein MENRSHDNEQIRTLRIENELGLHARSAAKIVALANQFKADLYFKKEGQEVDGSSILSILTLACPRGTEIEVRTVGEESVALMEAVSELFKEKFGELK, from the coding sequence ATGGAGAATCGATCGCATGATAACGAGCAAATCAGGACGCTGAGAATCGAAAACGAGCTCGGTTTACATGCGCGTTCGGCGGCCAAAATCGTGGCCCTTGCCAACCAGTTCAAGGCGGACCTATATTTCAAAAAGGAAGGTCAGGAGGTGGATGGATCCAGTATCCTGTCTATCCTGACCCTGGCATGTCCGAGGGGTACCGAAATCGAGGTTCGAACGGTGGGGGAAGAGTCGGTTGCGCTGATGGAAGCAGTGAGTGAACTTTTCAAGGAAAAATTCGGTGAATTGAAGTGA
- the rsmI gene encoding 16S rRNA (cytidine(1402)-2'-O)-methyltransferase yields the protein MEPDEQNEIRGKGRGTLYVVSTPIGNLEDITLRALKVLEQVDLIAAESVNHTRGLCRHYGIRTKIIRYNQHNQRSRGPLLIDKLKNGEDIALLTNAGTPGVSDPGVALTAQALEEGLRVSPVPGPSSITAALSVSGLRGDKFLFMGFPPNRSNKRKTEFRGLASEGRTLVFFEAPHRLREMLVDLKAVLGDRRIVLAREMTKIHEEIMTGTVSEVLERLDEDRVKGECTIVVSGTEVFRPESIQDPGIGEKIHRMMKKGEGSLRDIAERIAREEGLPYRRVYRACLANKRETERK from the coding sequence ATGGAGCCGGATGAACAGAACGAAATCAGGGGTAAAGGGAGGGGAACCCTCTACGTTGTTTCCACGCCCATTGGAAACCTGGAGGATATCACCCTCCGCGCTCTCAAGGTCCTGGAACAGGTGGATCTCATCGCTGCTGAGAGTGTGAACCATACCAGGGGGCTTTGCCGTCATTACGGGATCCGCACAAAAATTATTCGATACAACCAGCACAATCAAAGAAGCAGAGGGCCCTTACTGATCGATAAATTGAAAAATGGCGAGGATATCGCCCTCCTCACCAACGCCGGAACACCTGGAGTCTCCGACCCAGGGGTTGCATTGACCGCCCAGGCCTTGGAGGAAGGCCTGAGGGTCTCACCCGTTCCCGGGCCCTCATCCATTACAGCGGCCCTATCCGTTTCCGGGCTCAGGGGAGATAAATTTCTCTTCATGGGGTTTCCTCCAAACCGCTCCAATAAGAGGAAAACGGAATTCAGGGGGCTCGCTTCCGAAGGTCGGACCCTGGTGTTTTTTGAAGCCCCCCATCGCCTTCGGGAGATGCTTGTGGACCTCAAGGCCGTCCTTGGGGACCGAAGGATCGTGCTGGCCCGGGAGATGACCAAAATCCACGAGGAAATCATGACGGGGACCGTGAGTGAGGTCCTGGAACGCCTCGACGAAGACCGTGTCAAAGGAGAGTGCACCATCGTTGTTTCCGGGACCGAGGTTTTTCGACCTGAATCCATTCAGGATCCGGGGATAGGGGAAAAAATCCACCGAATGATGAAAAAGGGGGAAGGGAGTCTAAGGGACATTGCCGAGAGGATAGCCCGGGAGGAAGGTCTCCCCTATCGCAGGGTATATCGGGCCTGCCTGGCTAACAAGAGGGAAACGGAAAGGAAGTAG